A genomic stretch from Bacillus marinisedimentorum includes:
- the purH gene encoding bifunctional phosphoribosylaminoimidazolecarboxamide formyltransferase/IMP cyclohydrolase, whose product MAVKRALVSVSDKNGIVEFVKELTEAGVEVVSTGGTKKILEENGVNVIGISEVTGFPEIMDGRVKTLHPNIHGGLLARRDKPDHMEQLQKHDITPIDLVVVNLYPFKQTIEQKDASFEEAIENIDIGGPSMLRSAAKNHADVGVVVDPADYGSVLEELKQNGSLSAELRKKLAAKAFRHTAAYDALISQYLTEQTGEEFPESMTFTYEKKQSLRYGENPHQNAAFYEPPIGSDVSIAAAKQLHGKELSYNNINDADAALAIVREFSEPAVVAIKHTNPCGTGVGNTINEAYNRAYEGDPVSIFGGIVAANREIDAETALKMKEIFLEIIIAPSFSEEALEILTSKKNLRLLTIDLNSEDRFEMRLNSIHGGLLIQEEDSYDFEDAEISVPTKREPTEDEWNDLKLAWQVVKHVKSNAIVLAKEKMTIGVGAGQMNRVGAAEIALKQAGEKADGSALASDAFFPMDDTVEAAAKAGVTAIIQPGGSIRDEDSIKKADEYGIAMVFTGIRHFKH is encoded by the coding sequence ATGGCGGTAAAACGGGCGCTGGTAAGCGTATCGGATAAGAACGGAATCGTGGAATTTGTAAAAGAGCTGACCGAAGCGGGTGTCGAAGTCGTTTCGACCGGCGGCACGAAAAAAATCCTCGAAGAAAATGGTGTTAATGTAATCGGCATATCGGAAGTGACCGGATTTCCGGAAATCATGGACGGCCGCGTCAAAACCCTGCATCCGAACATCCACGGCGGCCTGCTTGCACGGCGGGACAAGCCGGATCATATGGAACAGCTTCAGAAACACGACATCACGCCGATCGATCTGGTCGTCGTCAACCTCTATCCTTTTAAACAAACAATTGAACAAAAGGATGCCTCATTTGAAGAAGCCATCGAAAACATTGATATCGGCGGCCCGTCAATGCTGCGCTCCGCCGCGAAAAACCATGCCGATGTCGGCGTTGTCGTCGATCCGGCCGATTACGGCAGCGTGCTGGAAGAACTGAAACAAAACGGCAGCCTTTCGGCAGAACTGCGGAAAAAACTTGCCGCTAAAGCATTCCGGCACACAGCAGCATATGACGCACTCATCTCCCAATACTTAACGGAACAGACCGGAGAGGAATTTCCGGAGAGCATGACATTCACGTATGAGAAAAAACAATCTCTCCGCTACGGTGAGAATCCGCACCAGAATGCGGCCTTCTATGAGCCGCCGATCGGTTCAGACGTGTCCATTGCCGCAGCGAAGCAGCTTCACGGCAAGGAACTTTCCTACAATAACATTAATGATGCCGACGCTGCGCTTGCAATCGTGCGCGAGTTTTCAGAACCGGCTGTTGTTGCGATCAAACATACTAATCCGTGCGGAACCGGTGTTGGCAACACAATCAATGAAGCATACAACAGAGCATATGAAGGAGATCCGGTTTCGATTTTCGGCGGAATCGTCGCCGCCAACCGTGAAATTGATGCGGAAACGGCCCTGAAAATGAAGGAGATCTTCCTTGAAATCATTATCGCCCCTTCCTTCAGTGAAGAAGCGCTGGAAATCCTGACATCCAAGAAAAACCTGCGTCTGCTGACGATCGACCTGAACAGCGAAGACCGTTTTGAGATGCGGCTCAACTCCATCCACGGCGGCCTGCTCATCCAGGAAGAAGACAGCTATGATTTTGAGGATGCGGAAATTTCCGTGCCGACGAAGCGTGAGCCGACCGAAGACGAGTGGAACGACTTGAAGCTTGCCTGGCAAGTTGTCAAGCATGTGAAGTCCAACGCCATTGTGCTGGCGAAAGAGAAAATGACGATCGGAGTCGGGGCCGGCCAGATGAACCGCGTCGGCGCCGCGGAAATCGCGCTGAAGCAGGCCGGTGAAAAAGCGGACGGATCCGCGCTTGCGTCCGATGCCTTTTTCCCGATGGACGACACTGTGGAAGCGGCCGCAAAAGCTGGTGTGACCGCCATCATCCAGCCGGGCGGTTCGATCCGCGATGAAGACTCAATCAAAAAGGCGGACGAATACGGCATCGCAATGGTCTTTACCGGCATTCGCCATTTCAAGCATTAA
- the purN gene encoding phosphoribosylglycinamide formyltransferase: MMKMALFASGSGTNVQAIIDEARAGRLKGEPVLLVCDKPGAKAVSRAEAAGIPVYEVSPKHFADKAAYESAVLEKLRHHEADWVVLAGYMRLVGSTLLQAYEGRIVNIHPSLLPAFPGLDAIGQAFDEGVKETGVTIHFVDEGMDTGPVIAQEAIAVTAQDTRDSLQKKIQKVEHRLYPETLNKLFQSPEGGEKNGGKTGAGKRIG, translated from the coding sequence ATGATGAAAATGGCATTGTTTGCGTCCGGCAGCGGCACAAATGTCCAGGCGATCATCGATGAAGCGAGAGCCGGACGCCTGAAGGGCGAACCGGTTCTCCTCGTGTGTGATAAGCCGGGGGCTAAAGCCGTCAGCAGGGCGGAAGCCGCCGGTATCCCTGTTTACGAGGTTTCCCCGAAACATTTTGCAGACAAAGCCGCTTACGAGTCGGCAGTACTGGAGAAGCTCCGTCACCATGAAGCTGACTGGGTCGTGCTGGCCGGTTATATGCGCCTGGTGGGCTCCACCTTGCTGCAGGCGTATGAAGGGCGCATCGTCAACATTCACCCGTCACTCCTGCCGGCATTTCCAGGCCTTGATGCAATCGGGCAGGCATTCGATGAGGGTGTGAAAGAGACCGGTGTCACGATCCATTTTGTCGATGAAGGCATGGATACCGGACCGGTCATCGCGCAGGAAGCAATCGCAGTCACGGCACAGGATACGAGAGACTCGCTGCAGAAAAAGATACAGAAAGTGGAACATCGCCTTTATCCCGAGACACTGAACAAATTGTTCCAATCACCTGAAGGAGGAGAAAAGAATGGCGGTAAAACGGGCGCTGGTAAGCGTATCGGATAA